The genomic window TCTACTGCATAATCATAGTCCTGCAACTCCAAAGCCCAGCGCGCTATTCTtggatttatttcttttttactaagCGTAAGTTTCAACGATTCGCAATcggtaacaattttaaaatgtatcccGTACAAATAAATCCTAAATCGACGCAAGGCATATATTATAGCGAGTGTCTCCAGCTCAAAGCTGTGATAACGACTTTCGGCTTCCGTGGTTCgcttggaaaaataaaaaataggatgGAACTTAAGATCTGCTTTACGCTGCATTAAGATCGCACCAAAACCCAACGCGCTAGCGTCGCAGTGCAACTCGGTATCATCTCTATGACTGTAAATTGCTAATATCGGACTAGAAATTAGCCTGCTCTTAATTTCTTCGAACGCTTTCCATTCCTTCTGACCAAAAACAAAAGGTAcgttttcttttgttaaatCATACAATGGTTTTGCCAGAATTGCAAAATCTTCGATAAATTTCCTAAAATAGGAACTTAATCCAACGAAACTATGCACTTCTCGTGCATTTTTTGGAACTGGAAAACGCTTAATTGCAGCTAATCCGTCCTCCGATGGTCTTATTCCTTCGGGAGTAACACTATATcctaaatattcaatttttgtgcTCAAAAATTGGCATTTATCCAGCCTCAATTCCATCCGATTTCTTACTAACAGACAAAATACCTGCTTTAATACGTCTAAGTGATGCTCCAAAGTTTCGGATACTACGAGAATATCATCCAAGTACACCGCAAGGTCGCCTTTctctattaattctttaaatacttCATAAATAAAGCGCTGAAATCTTGCTGGGCCGACTTTTAGGCCGAAAGGCATTCTAAGGAATTCATATTGCCCTAAGGGCGTAATAAAAGCAGTATATTTTATAGACTCTTCCGACATCCGAATATGAAAGAATCCATTTCTCAAGTCCAAACGActgaaaattcttttattatataataacattaattggTCTTCTATGAGCGGTATGGGATGATTATCTCGCACCATCACTTTATTCAGAGCGCTAAAATCAACGCACATGCGCATCTCTccattctttttctttactAAAACTATTGGAGACGCATATTCCGAGTAACTGGGTCGTATAATTTTTCCCGCCTCTAATTCGTTCAAAATTAACCGCAATTTTTCTTTCTCCGCAAAAGACAATCGCCTAGGCTGGAAATAAAAAGGCTGCGAATCTTTAACATTCAACTTTAACTCCGCCATAACTTCTGGCGACTCAGGTCGCACCGGATTGACATAATGATTTGTAAATAGTTCGCTCAagattagtttattttttaccGACACCGTTTCGTCGACTTCCAAGGACTCCGTAATGTTCTGTTCCTGTGAGCTAGTATCAATATTCATAATCGCGCTAATAGCTTCGTTTTCCTCCGTCACTCCTTTATCCGCAAGagctaaattaaattttctcaacgCATTGCGTCCTAACACAATGTCTGACGCCATGGTATTGTCGGGCACGACGATCAGAACAATattgttctttgtaatattatcTAAAGTGACGCTAGCTTCTACTGTACCCAATACaactaattttgaattatttattccgCTAAATTTATCAGTGTAATATTGCACGTCTTTCCGTGAGGGATTTGCTATGAAACTATTCTTAACCAGACTTATTGGACTCCCTGTATCCAACAAAGCGTTCAAGGACACGACATAAGCAACCGAATCATCGCCCGAATAACGCAAAGTAACATTCTTTCGGAATTTGTCTTCGTCAGCTAACCTGTCGATGTTGTGTACTTCTCCCTCCTTCCTACTTTCTTTCTTCGGGCAGTCCTTCACTCTGTGTCCCATTTCACCGCATTCAAAACAGGATCCCCACTCTCACCTGCGCTGCTTACAGTCCTTCGATGTATGGCCCACCATGCCACAATTATAGCAACGAAGATCACGACCGacaatattttggttttctTTCCGCGCTTTCCTCCTGTCGAATCCAAATCTCTCCGCGTAACGGTTATGATAGTCTTTCCGCTCCAATCGCAACGAGATTTGCTTAAATGCCTGCAAAAACATAGACATTGAAGAAAATTGCTGCATTCTAGCATGGTTTCGCAACTGCTGATCCGGAATACCGTCGATTACATAGTCTATCAATTCACTACCCGATACCGAAATTTCGTTAGCTTTAATGATTTTATCGTGGTAATAATCACAAAAAGTCTCGTTTGCCCGCCACGTTCTCGCTTCGAACTGCTTACGAAGCTCAAGTTGATTGGGCCGGAAGTCGAACATGTCTTTCAATTGTCTTAAAATCTCATCACAATCACATTCTAAAATCTCCGGTTTAGAGTAGAACCAAGCCTGCGCTTTTCCTTTAAGGTGAGAGGCCACGAGAATTTTAGCCGTTTTGTCGTCTAATTCATACGAGCCGCGCAATAAGCGTACTTGCCGCTCCCACTTCGAAAAGGGTTGATCGACACCATTAAAATCATTGAGTAAGGCACCGATAGCTTTAATGTTAGCATTTGTTCCCGCGCTTCGGGCGCTTACCGTTAAGGGGGAATTTTCGACGATTTCCCTCTCACGTCTCAATaacgttctctctctttcaacgAGGCGACGCTCTCTTTGCACTAATTCCAGCTCCCAAAAATGATTCTGGTCGCTTACCTCGTGTTGCCGCATATTAGCATTACCCGCTTGCTCCAACCTGTCGGTGTCTTCCAACGAATTATCCAACGTCAGCGATGCCccagcctcctccttctgcgcgCCTCCCATCGCATCTCGCCATCTCTTTTCCTCCGGGTCCGCATGCAACACTCTAGCGACGAGCTCCGCTTTGTTTCCGGCAGCCGACAATCCGAATTTCCTCAGGATCTCCTTCAGTTGAACAGTCGTGCACTCCTTTACAGAACTCATGAGGTGCTCCAATTCTGCAATACTCCGGTCTACAGGCCACTAACAAAATTTCGATTCACCAATTCTCTGATGCAATTAATCACCAAATGTTCCAAAAATCAATCTGCACCACTTCCAAATGTTCTCGAAAGTACGAAAGTATTCTTGTAAACAGCCTGTCTCAACCGTCTTTCGCAGCTAAATTCCTGAGTACCGCGTCACAATTGCGCTCCTCTCGCTCCTCGCCCCACGATCCTCGCCTCGATCGCCCGTCCCGATCCTTTGTCTCTCGTCAAGATTCCGAAAAATGCTCCAGATCGCTGGTCCAAATCCCACTTCTGATAAATTTTAAGACGGGGGATGCGGGAATTTTCCAAAATCACAATAATCAGTCGTATTCCGACTTCAAAACTATTCCGTTTATTTCCGATATGGTAATGCTTGGGCGATCTATACTTGCCGGTGTCCCTACGACGACTTATCTGTCCTAACGCCTATGCACGACTCTCGTATCCTGCTTTTCTTTCCGCGGCAGCGCTATCTTCCTAATAACGCGTCAACTAATATTAGACGTTTGAATTATAACGCTTACAATTCGGCCAGCCTGACCGTTGTCCGTCCTcggacatataaaatttaaattagaattctCAAACTTACATGCTATTAATGTATTGACAAACACGTGTCCCAGCGCTATGTACAATAAAAGAAATCTATAACAATACTAGAGTAACTCTGGAGTCAGTCAATGTTTCTCCACGGTCGCATATTACATGCTTGCCAAACACCACGGTACGGTCGCTGAGTATTTTGATAACCATCCTCGTCAGCAACGACATAGCGATCATGTCGTagacattttacaattttataaggTCCTTTAAATTGCGGTATTAATTTTGTCGAAGCTCCTGCAGTGTTatcaaaatttcgaatcatgaTTAAATCTCCCTTTTCATAATGATAAGGTTTTTTTCGCTTCCGATTTACAATAGATTCGTTCCGTTTCTGAGATAGTTCGGtgttttttacaatgtttgaTCTGAGTCGATTCATATTTCTATCACTCTCACATCGATTATTCTGCAAATAGATCGTTATTTCATCTCGCACTTTACCCCGCTGGCTGATACCAAATAAAGCTTCACTGGGGATAGTACCAATGctcttatttaatgtattatttaatgagTACTCTACGTCTCTCAACACTTTATAccaatattttccattttcgtTATCGACCAGCTTGGCTAACATAGGAGTAAGTATTCTGTTAATACGTTCGACTTGCCCGTTCGCTTGCGGTGAGCCTGTCGCTATCAGAATGTGCTTAACATCATTTCCGTTAACAAAATCACAGAATTCTCGCGAAGTAAATGAAGCACCGCGATTTGATATTATTACCCCAGGTCGGCTATAATTGACAAAATAATCATCTAGACATCGTATCGCTTCCGAAGTTGAGGCATGTTTTGTCGGGTATAATTTGACATATTTAGTGAAAGCATCCACTATCAGAAATACATATTGCTTGACCAACCGCGCTCTATCTACCGGGCCATAATAATCAATGTGCAAAGTATTAAACGGTACATTCCCCTTTGGAATACTATGCAGATATCCCTCCTTACGTCCCGACACCGGAGAATAGGCGATACACTTCAAGCAATTTCTGACATGAGATTCGACCTTCTCTTTTAATTTAGGAAACCAATAATTCTGTTTGATAACGTGAACAGTTTTTTCCACCCCAAAATGCCCCATTTCATCGTGATACTTATACAGCACATTGCGCTCCATAGCCGACGGTACATAAAACAATATCTGATCAGGTTTTTTTCGATATATTATACCGTTTCGCATTTCGAATTTCGAACTTTCGGATTTTTCAAACTGATCTCGCAATTCTTTAATTACTGGATCTTGGCTTTGAGCAATCGCCAAATTATATTCAAGCGGATTATcctcaataattaaaatgttcgtCGCACGACTAAGCGCATCTACATGACGCATACGCAAACCGGGTCTGTGCTCTACTGCATAATCATAGTCCTGCAACTCCAAAGCCCAGCGCGCTATTCTtggatttatttcttttttactaagCGTAAGTTTCAACGATTCGCAATcggtaacaattttaaaatgtatcccGTACAAATAAATCCTAAATCGACGCAAGGCATATATTATAGCGAGTGTCTCCAGCTCAAAGCTGTGATAACGACTTTCGGCTTCCGTGGTTCgcttggaaaaataaaaaataggatgGAACTTAAGATCTGCTTTACGCTGCATTAAGATCGCACCAAAACCCAACGCGCTAGCGTCGCAGTGCAACTCGGTATCATCTCTATGACTGTAAATTGCTAATATCGGACTAGAAATTAGCCTGCTCTTAATTTCTTCGAACGCTTTCCATTCCTTCTGACCAAAAACAAAAGGTAcgttttcttttgttaaatCATACAATGGTTTTGCCAGAATTGCAAAATCTTCGATAAATTTCCTAAAATAGGAACTTAATCCAACGAAACTATGCACTTCTCGTGCATTTTTTGGAACTGGAAAACGCTTAATTGCAGCTAATCCGTCCTCCGATGGTCTTATTCCTTCGGGAGTAACACTATATcctaaatattcaatttttgtgcTCAAAAATTGGCATTTATCCAGCCTCAATTCCATCCGATTTCTTACTAACAGACAAAATACCTGCTTTAATACGTCTAAGTGATGCTCCAAAGTTTCGGATACTACGAGAATATCATCCAAGTACACCGCAAGGTCGCCTTTctctattaattctttaaatacttCATAAATAAAGCGCTGAAATCTTGCTGGGCCGACTTTTAGGCCGAAAGGCATTCTAAGGAATTCATATTGCCCTAAGGGCGTAATAAAAGCAGTATATTTTATAGACTCTTCCGACATCCGAATATGAAAGAATCCATTTCTCAAGTCCAAACGActgaaaattcttttattatataataacattaattggTCTTCTATGAGCGGTATGGGATGATTATCTCGCACCATCACTTTATTCAGAGCGCTAAAATCAACGCACATGCGCATCTCTccattctttttctttactAAAACTATTGGAGACGCATATTCCGAGTAACTGGGTCGTATAATTTTTCCCGCCTCTAATTCGTTCAAAATTAACCGCAATTTTTCTTTCTCCGCAAAAGACAATCGCCTAGGCTGGAAATAAAAAGGCTGCGAATCTTTAACATTCAACTTTAACTCCGCCATAACTTCTGGCGACTCAGGTCGCACCGGATTGACATAATGATTTGTAAATAGTTCGCTCAagattagtttattttttaccGACACCGTTTCGTCGACTTCCAAGGACTCCGTAATGTTCTGTTCCTGTGAGCTAGTATCAATATTCATAATCGCGCTAATAGCTTCGTTTTCCTCCGTCACTCCTTTATCCGCAAGagctaaattaaattttctcaacgCATTGCGTCCTAACACAATGTCTGACGCCATGGTATTGTCGGGCACGACGATCAGAACAATattgttctttgtaatattatcTAAAGTGACGCTAGCTTCTACTGTACCCAATACaactaattttgaattatttattccgCTAAATTTATCAGTGTAATATTGCACGTCTTTCCGTGAGGGATTTGCTATGAAACTATTCTTAACCAGACTTATTGGACTCCCTGTATCCAACAAAGCGTTCAAGGACACGACATAAGCAACCGAATCATCGCCCGAATAACGCAAAGTAACATTCTTTCGGAATTTGTCTTCGTCAGCTAACCTGTCGATGTTGTGTACTTCTCCCTCCTTCCTACTTTCTTTCTTCGGGCAGTCCTTCACTCTGTGTCCCATTTCACCGCATTCAAAACAGGATCCCCACTCTCACCTGCGCTGCTTACAGTCCTTCGATGTATGGCCCACCATGCCACAATTATAGCAACGAAGATCACGACCGacaatattttggttttctTTCCGCGCTTTCCTCCTGTCGAATCCAAATCTCTCCGCGTAACGGTTATGATAGTCTTTCCGCTCCAATCGCAACGAGATTTGCTTAAATGCCTGCAAAAACATAGACATTGAAGAAAATTGCTGCATTCTAGCATGGTTTCGCAACTGCTGATCCGGAATACCGTCGATTACATAGTCTATCAATTCACTACCCGATACCGAAATTTCGTTAGCTTTAATGATTTTATCGTGGTAATAATCACAAAAAGTCTCGTTTGCCCGCCACGTTCTCGCTTCGAACTGCTTACGAAGCTCAAGTTGATTGGGCCGGAAGTCGAACATGTCTTTCAATTGTCTTAAAATCTCATCACAATCACATTCTAAAATCTCCGGTTTAGAGTAGAACCAAGCCTGCGCTTTTCCTTTAAGGTGAGAGGCCACGAGAATTTTAGCCGTTTTGTCGTCTAATTCATACGAGCCGCGCAATAAGCGTACTTGCCGCTCCCACTTCGAAAAGGGTTGATCGACACCATTAAAATCATTGAGTAAGGCACCGATAGCTTTAATGTTAGCATTTGTTCCCGCGCTTCGGGCGCTTACCGTTAAGGGGGAATTTTCGACGATTTCCCTCTCACGTCTCAATaacgttctctctctttcaacgAGGCGACGCTCTCTTTGCACTAATTCCAGCTCCCAAAAATGATTCTGGTCGCTTACCTCGTGTTGCCGCATATTAGCATTACCCGCTTGCTCCAACCTGTCGGTGTCTTCCAACGAATTATCCAACGTCAGCGATGCCccagcctcctccttctgcgcgCCTCCCATCGCATCTCGCCATCTCTTTTCCTCCGGGTCCGCATGCAACACTCTAGCGACGAGCTCCGCTTTGTTTCCGGCAGCCGACAATCCGAATTTCCTCAGGATCTCCTTCAGTTGAACAGTCGTGCACTCCTTTACAGAACTCATGAGGTGCTCCAATTCTGCAATACTCCGGTCTACAGGCCACTAACAAAATTTCGATTCACCAATTCTCTGATGCAATTAATCACCAAATGTTCCAAAAATCAATCTGCACCACTTCCAAATGTTCTCGAAAGTACGAAAGTATTCTTGTAAACAGCCTGTCTCAACCGTCTTTCGCAGCTAAATTCCTGAGTACCGCGTCACAATTGCGCTCCTCTCGCTCCTCGCCCCACGATCCTCGCCTCGATCGCCCGTCCCGATCCTTTGTCTCTCGTCAAGATTCCGAAAAATGCTCCAGATCGCTGGTCCAAATCCCACTTCTGATAAATTTTAAGACGGGGGATGCGGGAATTTTCCAAAATCACAATAATCAGTCGTATTCCGATTTCAAAACTATTTCGTTTATTTCCGATATGGTAATGCTTGGGCGATCTGTACTTGCCGGTGTCCCTACGACGACTTATCTGTCCTAACGCCTATGCACGACTCTCGTATCCTGCTTTTCTTTCCGCGGCAGCGCTATCTTCCTAATAACGCGTCAACTAATATTAGACGTTTGAATTATAACGCTTACAAGTAGGACTATAAGTTCCCGAGAGCTAACCTCGAACCATAGCCGTTAAGGCTCAAGCTGTAAGCACGCGATGACGTCCACGTACTCGTGGgtgtaattgttttgataattcAATAAAGCAAAACTAATTCTATTAGAAGCCTAGCTGCTTTAACATTCATTATAACTCTCCATTTTCCGCCAGTCGGAATACGTCAGTGATTGGCTCCCACGACAACGTCGTAGCCACAGTGTACTTTTTgctggcgccatctcttagtgaaaccggaaaaaacttatgcatacacctggtatatacaataaagtGTATCATTTCTTAATTCAATCCTGGTGTACAGTTGCTTCTTGCTCTAAAGGTCCCTGCCAACACTTtatgtaactttattaaaaagaactgtaacataaaatattattaaatttgatagaAATCCTATGTACTGTGACATTGTAAGTGATTTGTCATATAAGttaacattgatattttttctatttctataaAATCCGTTCATTTTCTATCTGTCATTTTAAGCAGGGATGTTAATTGCTACAAACTTATGTATTGTATGGATTAAATATCAgacatacaaaaaattagaaataaatattaaacgaaacgcacaatagatacaaataaggcataaaatattatattcactgtGTGTTTTACATTTAAGAGGGAAAGGTCATGTAATCGGCggaaaaaagctgattttcataaatttttttgcgacacaagacttttaatgaactgtccataacttttctcacatatttcttataattctacatctataaattataacaataatgtgagaaaagttatggacagtttATTGGAAGTTTTATGCTGCAAAAACGTTtagaaaaatcaacttttttctactttttcctGATCTTCCCTCGttaatctgtatttttaatttttttgtttctaatatttaataatcatttctatTCCTCCATTGTACGCAAGACCTTACTCATGGATTAAATATCACTTGACATAATATTCTTAATAcacaaaatcattaaaattatttaaaaaaacacattgaTCTATTATGGGAAGTTTTAGTATTACTGATATATTAAGACTAATATGccaatttgtatgtataataatataacgtatttcatttaagaattcttaaaggttaaaaattatagaagtaattcttattaaatgactatacatttataatacaatagaataggtcattataattttcataatatttttaaaataatgctgcaatattgctgaagtactattgtaaaaaaaatctttgcaatgtttctgcaacattgcattgcaACGTGCAACagtgcaacattgcagcaatgtttctgcaagcttttgtgctgtatgggtaaggTGGGgcaacgttattaaattttccgctgaatctttacattccctaacagtacaaccgtaCATATATCGACAATAAGTTAACTTACTCAAGTtaggctttcagagttgactgcaaatcgactttgcatagacgtctgcagataTCTTTCAAATGTTGATTCTAAAAcatctagaaaaaggcatgcggtccggtggtgctgtgtgcattatagtattgttaagaaacataaatattcatattaatagacaaaataggtttatatatgaagaaacctagatctacatcccaatgaacaaacattattttttaattgcttttttaataaaaattttttcatatttaatttaattattgtattatatttgttgtagcctcattagttaccttaattgtcttgcatatcagcttagcaacaatcacgccacgagcgcccgttgcagcggaaatgcaagattgcagaattggtcaatcgcgcgagcagcgtaagcatcgacgattgacgcgagcatgaccatatatggtcaccgcgagggcctaatgccccaccatatcaaaaatacagaaactataagttaggctgcctaattatgggcagcgggagattcttaaCGCAAAGTACGAACGGCACGTgcgcgctccgcgataagtcggacacccgacaccccgccaaacatccagcggccgagtgcgcgacaacacgtgatccgtgcaccgcgatttgattgtattaagaggaaaaacgtttataataaagtttggggaataaaagtgtcagtaaaaaggtgaaagtgttatttgccactCTGCGCGTCTTCCTCCAAGTATCTTCCTCGTGGGTCCtaacccttcagacggaccgaTTCCCGAAAATTCtatcttgttgcacccgccggtacaacatattgatattgttacgtccgagCTCCACGATTCTTTTCCTTCACTCATATTGTCAGTAGAAAGTCTCGAGATGGCTCGATGCGTTTGATACAAAACTCGCGTAGGCTCTTGCAC from Solenopsis invicta isolate M01_SB chromosome 2, UNIL_Sinv_3.0, whole genome shotgun sequence includes these protein-coding regions:
- the LOC120360067 gene encoding uncharacterized protein LOC120360067, yielding MSSVKECTTVQLKEILRKFGLSAAGNKAELVARVLHADPEEKRWRDAMGGAQKEEAGASLTLDNSLEDTDRLEQAGNANMRQHEAFKQISLRLERKDYHNRYAERFGFDRRKARKENQNIVGRDLRCYNCGMVGHTSKDCKQRR